The Toxoplasma gondii ME49 chromosome XII, whole genome shotgun sequence genome includes a region encoding these proteins:
- a CDS encoding hypothetical protein (encoded by transcript TGME49_277260): MPVATISPFSRERRPAGVSPTASGCRRQSSASVESHVSASKEADRSRASLPSSCSFSLERDDESPASTRRRLPLGPTTPESPASVSVSLSPTQGQQRAVKARRISASLRTEDEEKRSSRDMPWHLSKRHRDAWAASRKQTRRRSIDAASRASSSWQSSASSLAVVPLASGRDAKREGMRGDLLIALRGTVLHPISLLAFHGVRLKHQALVSLNLVEACAILGRLQAESERAGDRETRRHHVTGDLANSPSLFLLFCLLSTIAQVHLRQIQLLLRDLKLLRLKVQNAEAPDHELHKDDPSVASSPLPSSSLSSPRLLSRRIYSSRPSSLSAASASRHPCPWELRPRVPVGQGMLSVELYYEALASGPGKASTFRRRKRKKTANAPPTSKGDRTDAWAVALLPEDAADNSAVSFLDPKTDGSAFFFESQAPLKADDADTSDQSFLEETPFNFSASAFPFFDNCGDLVALSRDSAAYMSLRRSSTSSSLSLPDSRSEEGRTLFGHNAFSLLRDPRSPPLEDPAVDTLEHASTTSSAFPVPASGLFRRPETQISTPLRGDGFSANHSELWNAAPRDFPVEDFPEEEVPIGVAVDPRVASPIRVGGVYGQRESEGSRQSELSSHLSSLSRPSSGKGTPDRLGDFHAWRGWADGDSAGDPQSGDRRRVSLFDIRASSAFLRHDDGEDPETRRDDLLLNDPFFDDNEFFLPHDASRGEVGEQAVSTRSRETRAETGTETRASGDSPVLALPWEETDGGEKREAREGGDGRKRLKGEKQSLRFTWDGNEERLARIAWGSRGTGEADLKTLGEKLLNAAAGQAKRILEEAEERERVLLLHARNEALHSRQWSAPCCSPHLEEELKKRRSETERAEQLATTHAGDASATKTRKKGKDAGENDCVLDPRDGGLHGGDQLLQRHLFNSMWSRARMSREDVACMQARRETPTLSWEVAKWQTRAQRAGAAAANSWTSADTLSSAGCVGEERRSGESQRSFLDLRTRVSPRASRVLASLADAERRRETGRDAEDRDERDGRAAKEDEDGESRGRRDGASTKLGATGHPELREEDSFSDAFLGNEFFEASPDGAAHMSLSDVSRADDRLASSTQGEREETVLALQPTEEENEIGPSAWHLLAVVNHLADAAASSRLRSSASRSRLLGLGSEKECHVSSEEGSPPVPLQSVIAGHSRMTAARAFRDALLLHAKGFIDLEQNSEFQTLPGDAEGRHVFAPVYIQLKPQRGEKTARSPSLGPSSPGRGVPPSSVDFAPDLGEKSSRAGFFASSSTAANIRVKAENVRKDVHAVKEEWEPREASASRGGRLSRFREAGEDANPHRQSSAVRGEEQDVREDAGEASWPLPEFRRKNASERKERRERERDSRGSSKHVANPLSGKPGVRLEDSGASRARVKAPRELSVKREEEKKQLTKQERVRQSQLAGPDGDIVVEIEDEDLETCISASLERRRRQVRRTHSRSPSVASTPRGDASKRHPLRPFSFSSSFLSSPSPCKSHVSTAHGQDRSPSGDSLRGEAESEPAAETTEFEPLQQRGGEREKDKEDENFVTDEQVEAAVEAMVAQLLHGLNEQDRIHSGHLVDWYIEEHVRPRPEEEAARSDSENTDNERQSRVPRSAAAVWRRRLHGALETLFAEEVICGEEIRQTVDEVPEQGDTNLPYRLYWLTGVAAIEALSQEEEG, from the exons ATGCCCGTGGCCACAATTTCGCCGTTCTCCCGCGAGCGGCGACCTGCCGGGGTGTCGCCCACCGCGTCGGGGTGCAGGAGACAGTCGAGCGCCTCAGTGGAGTCGCATGTCTCCGCGTCGAAGGAGGCGGACAGGTCGCgagcttctctcccttcttcctgttcgtTCTCGCTGGAACGCGACGATGAGTCTCCGGCGTCCACGCGTCGTCGCCTGCCGCTGGGGCCGACAACGCCCGAGTCGCCAGcgtccgtctctgtctctctttcgcccACACAGGGACAGCAGAGGGCGGTGAAGGCGCGAAGgatttctgcgtctctccggacagaggacgaggaaaaacgctCAAGTCGCGACATGCCTTGGCACCTCTCCAAAAGGCACAGAGACGCGTGGGCGGCCTCTCGAAAGCAGACTCGGCGCAGATCCATCGACGCAGCTTCGagagcttcttcctcttggcaatcctctgcttcttctctcgctgtggttcctctcgcctcgggAAGAGATGCGAAACGCGAAGGAATGAGAGGAGACCTCTTGATCGCGCTGCGAGGAACCGTGCTGCACCCCATTTCGCTCCTGGCCTTCCACGGCGTCCGCCTGAAACACCAGGCTCTTGTGTCGCTGAATCTGGTTGAGGCTTGCGCGATTCTCGGACGCCTTCAAGCTGAGTCAGAACGCGCAGGCGATCGCGAGACGCGAAGACACCACGTGACCGGAGACCTGGCGaactcgccttctctctttctgcttttctgtctcctctcgacaATCGCACAAGTCCACCTAAGGCAGATTCAACTTCTCCTTCGGGACCTGAAACTTCTCCGGTTGAAAGTGCAGAACGCCGAGGCTCCGGACCACGAGCTCCACAAGGACGAcccttctgtcgcttcttctcctcttccttcgtcgtcgctttcttcgcctcgtcttctATCTAGACGTATTTactcttctcgtccttcttctctttctgctgcgtctgcttctcgccaTCCATGCCCCTGGGAGTTGCGTCCTCGTGTGCCTGTAGGCCAAGGGATGCTCTCTGTCGAGCTGTACTATGAAGCCTTGGCTTCAGGGCCTGGGAAGGCTTCGACCTTTCGCAGGcgaaagcggaagaagaccgCGAACGCGCCCCCAACCTCGAAAGGCGACCGAACGGACGCGTGGGCAGTTGCGCTCTTGCCGGAAGATGCTGCAGACAATTCCgccgtttctttcctcgaccCCAAGACCGACGGGTCggcctttttcttcgagtcgcaggcgcctctcaaggcagacgacgcagacactTCTGACCAGTCCTTCCTGGAAGAGACCCCCTTCAACTTCTCCGCTTCGGCGTTTCCCTTTTTTGACAACTGCGGAGATCTCGTCGCGCTCTCTCGAGACAGCGCAGCGTACATGTCGCTGCGTCGAAGTTCCACgtcctcgtcgctgtcgctccCGGATTCACGGAGCGAAGAAGGTCGCACTCTGTTTGGACacaacgcgttttctctcctgcgaGACCCGCGGTCGCCGCCGCTCGAGGACCCGGCTGTCGATACACTTGAGCACGCAAGCACAACTTCCTCGGCTTTCCCGGTGCCGGCCAGCGGGCTCTTCAGGCGACCGGAAACGCAGATCTCCACCCCGCTGCGAGGAGACGGCTTCTCCGCGAATCACTCGGAGTTGTGGAACGCCGCGCCCAGAGACTTCCCCGTAGAAGACTTCCCCGAAGAAGAGGTCCCCATCGGCGTCGCCGTCGACCCCCGGGTGGCCTCGCCGATCCGCGTCGGCGGGGTGTATGGTcaacgcgagagcgaaggcagCCGCCAGAGCGAACTGTCTTCTCacctctcctcgctgtcgcggCCCAGCTCAGGGAAGGGAACACCCGACCGCCTCGGCGATTTCCACGCATGGCGAGGCTGggccgacggagacagcgccggAGACCCgcagagtggagacaggaggcgcgTGAGTCTCTTCGACATCCGAGCGTCCAGCGCCTTTCTCCGACacgacgacggcgaggaCCCCGAAACTCGGAGAGACGACCTCTTGTTGAACGACCCGTTCTTCGACGACAACGAGTTCTTCTTGCCTCACGACgcgagcagaggagaagtcGGAGAGCAGGCGGTCTCCACACGGTCCCGAGAGACacgcgcagagacaggaacggAGACCCGGGCGTCGGGAGACTCCCCAGTGCTTGCCTTGCCTtgggaggagacagatgggggagaaaagagagaagcgcgagaaggcgggGACGGGAGGAAGCGgctgaagggagagaaacagagtcTGCGCTTCACTTGGGATGgcaacgaggagagactggCGCGCATTGCCTGGGGAAGCCGCGGCACCGGAGAGGCGGACTTGAAGACGCTGGGCGAGAAGCTTCTGAATGCGGCTGCGGGGCAGGCGAAACGCATcctcgaagaagcagaagagagagaaagagttcttcttctccacgcaAGGAACGAGGCTCTACACAGCCGTCAGTGGAGCGCGCCGTGCTGTTCTCCGCATTTGGAAGAAGAATtaaagaagagaaggagtgAGACAGAAAGGGCCGAGCAACTCGCGACGACACACGCAGGCGACGCAAGCGCGacaaagacaaggaaaaaggGCAAGGACGCTGGAGAAAATG ACTGTGTCCTGGACCCTCGCGACGGTGGCTTGCATGGAGGGGACCAGCTTCTTCAGCGACATCTTTTCAATTCGATGTGGAGCCGAGCGCGAATGTCGCGTGAGgacgttgcatgcatgcaagcgagGCGTGAGACTCCGACCCTCTCCTGGGAGGTTGCCAAGTGGCAGACGCGGGCGCAGCGCGCCGGGGCGGCTGCGGCAAACTCGTGGACGTCTGCAGATACCCTCAGCAGTGCAGGCTGCGTCGGGGAAGAGCGCAGGAGTGGGGAGAGCCAACGCAGCTTCTTGGATCTGAGGacgcgcgtttctccgcgGGCCTCCCGCGTCCTAGCTTCTCTCGCAgatgcggagagaagaagggagactgggagggacgcagaggacagagacgagagagacggacgagcagcgaaagaggacgaagacgggGAGTCGCGGGGGAGACGGGATGGAGCCAGCACAAAACTTGGTGCGACAGGTCACCCAGAGCTGAGGGAAGAAGATTCGTTTTCAGACGCCTTCCTCGGAAATGAATTCTTCGAGGCAAGCCCAGACGGTGCGGCTCACATGTCCCTCTCGGATGTGAGCCGCGCAGACGAccgcctcgcttcttccactcaaggcgagagagaagagacggttCTTGCGCTGCAGCCcacggaggaagaaaacgaaatcGGTCCTTCTGCCTGGCAT cTCCTCGCCGTAGTGAATCACCTCGCCGACGCTGCCgcttcgtctcgccttcgctcctctgcaagccgttctcgtcttctcggcttGGGGAGCGAAAAAGAATGTCATGTTTCGTCGGAGGAAGGTAGCCCACCTGTTCCTCTTCAATCGGTGATTGCGGGACACAGCCGGATGACTGCTGCCAGGGCGTTCCGCGACGCGttgctgctgcatgcaaagggaTTCATCGACTTAGAGCAAAACTCGGAGTTCCAGACCCTTCCCGGAGACGCGGAGGGCCGGCATGTCTTCGCTCCGGTGTACATCCAGCTCAAA CCGcagcgaggggagaagacggcgcGTTCCCCGTCCCTCGGGCCCTCCAGTCCAGGTCGTGGCGTGCCGCCTTCGTCTGTTGATTTCGCGCCCGATCTAGGGGAGAAGTCTTCGAGGGCCggctttttcgcttcttcctcgactgcGGCAAACATTCGAGTGAAAGCAGAGAATGTGAGAAAGGACGTTCACGCAGTGAAAGAAGAGTGGGAACCGCGAGAGGCGAGTGCGAGTCGCGGAGGGCGCTTATCGCGATTTCGCGAGGCCGGTGAAGATGCCAACCCACACAGACAATCTTCCGCTGTGCgtggagaagagcaagaTGTACGTGAAGATGCAGGTGAGGCTTCCTGGCCTCTGCCAGAGTTCAGACGAAAAAACGCttcggagagaaaagagagaagagagagagagcgagactcTCGAGGTTCCTCAAAGCATGTCGCAAACCCGTTGTCGGGGAAACCCGGTGTTCGGCTGGAGGACTCTGGCGCCTCACGCGCCCGCGTCAAGGCTCCGAGGGAGCTGAGTgtgaagcgagaagaagagaagaagcagctgacGAAGCAGGAGCGCGTGCGACAGTCTCAGTTGGCGGGACCGGACGGAGACATCGTGGTTGAGATCGAGGATGAAGACCTGGAAACCTGCATCTCTGCGAGTCTGGAAAGAAGGCGGCGTCAGGTGAGGCGTACCCattctcgttctccctcgGTTGCTTCGACTCCGAGAGGCGACGCTAGCAAGCGACACCCGCttcgtcctttctctttctcgtcttcgtttctgtcctctccctctccatgCAAATCACATGTTTCGACGGCACACGGGCAAGACAGAAGCCCCAGCGGAGACAGCTTGAGAGGCGAGGCTGAGAGCGAGCCGGCGGCGGAAACAACCGAGTTTGAACCGCTGCagcagcgaggaggcgaacgagagaaagacaaagaggacGAAAACTTTGTCACAGACGAACAGGTGGAAGCGGCAGTGGAAGCCATGGTGGCTCAGCTGCTTCACGGACTCAACGAGCAAGACAGGATCCACTCTGGACATCTTGTGGATTG GTACATCGAGGAGCATGTGAGGCCAAggccagaagaagaggcagcgcGAAGCGACTCAGAAAACACTGACAACGAGAGACAATCAAGAGTTCCGCGCTCCGCCGCTGCTGTGTGGCGACGGAGGCTCCACGGTGCTCTAGAGACCCTTTTCGCAGAAGAAGTGATTTGCGGAGAAGAGATTCGGCAGACTGTCGACGAGGTTCCAGAACAGGGAGACACGAATCTTCCGTATCGTCTGTACTGGCTCACTGGGGTTGCGGCAATCGAGGCACTGTCtcaagaagaggaggggTAG